The genome window GGTGGAGAACAATGCCAGTGCTAGCCAGCTTTTTAATTTTAATAATTTCATCATAGCTTACCCTCTATTGGCTTTCTTCTTTGGCGTTGGCCAGTAATCAAAATTCCAGTCATCAATGCGTGAACGAGTGCGCGATTGCTGCATAATTTTTCGCATTTGTGTTACCCGTTCAGGATTACCAGCCGCTATATTGTGTTGTTCAGCGCCATCAACGGCCAAATTGTACAATTCAATATCAGGGTTAACTTTTTGTTGTTTGGTATAAAGACGTACCGCTTTCCATTGGCCATGATCATCATCTAGTCGTACCGCCTGGCTATGACCGCCACTGTTATTGTGAAACTCCCAATACATGTGTCGATGCTGAGCTTGTTCGCCTGTGGTTAACAAGGTAGGTAACATCGAGATGCCGTCTGTACTTGCTGGTTTATCAACGCCGGCGACGTCAGCCAGCGTTGGCATGATATCCCAAAATGCAGATAGGTGATCGGAGCTGGAATTGGCAACTATTTTACCGGGCCACCAGGCTATGGTCGGCATTTTGATACCGCCTTCATAAAGATCACGTTTATAGCCGCGTAACGGACCGTTGCTGTCGAAAAACTCAAGATCCGCTCCGCCTTCCCACGAAGGTCCATTGTCACTGGTGAAAATAACCAGAGTGTTTTTATCCAGCTTTAACTGTTTCAGCTTAGCTATTACCCGGCCAATACTGCGATCCATATGAGTGATCATCCCAGCGCGAGTCGCTTTCGGTTTGAGTACCGGAATATAATCCTGGCCCCCCCCCAGATTCGGTGTTTCAACAAAGTCAACATAAGGCAGTAATTCTTCTTCCGGTGCTTGCAATGAAGCATGCGGCGCTGCAAAAGCCAAGTACAGGAAAAACGGCTGATGTTGATTATTTTCAATATATTGCAATGCATCATCTGCCAGTCGCTGCTGGGCATAGTCTTCGCGTTGATAGGACAGATAACTTGCCGCGTCGTTCGGGTCGAGATCAGCTGGCAATTTTTGATGAGGATGTAAATACTCGTTGTTTAACGGAAATTTTTCCTCGTTTAACCACAGGTGCGTCGGGTAATGGTTATGCGCTTGTTTTTGGTCAAGATAACCAAAGAAGTGCTCAAAGCCCTGCTTATTTGGCGTGCCTTGCGAACCGGGGCCGCCTAGGCCCCACTTGCCGATCAGCGCGGTATTATATCCGGCACCTTGCATCAAGGTGCCTATGGTTTCAGTGTCTGGACGCAGCGGTAGCTGCCCCCATTCTTCTTCATCAAGGAACGAGCCGAGCGCATAATTACCGCGAATTTGCATATTGCCCGGCTGCTTGCCGGTAACCAAAGCGGCACGCGAGGGGGCACATACCGAACTGCCGGCATAATGCTGGGTCAAGCGCATGCCCTGCTCTGCCAATTGGTCTAAATATGGGGTGTTGATCTTTTGCTGACCAAATGCGCCAATATCACCATAACCCAGATCATCAGCCAGAATGTAAATAACATTGGGGCGCTGGTCATTACGCTGTTCATTAGCCTGAACAGTAGGTTGTGCATCCTCTTGATGCGATTGCGCAGCACGGATTTCCGGTTGATTTTGTTCACTACAGCCAAAACCAACAACACAGCTGAGGACAACCGCAACGGCTTTTGCCAGATTAGTTTTTTGCTTCATCTTCATTAGAATTAACCTCTTTGAATTAATGCTGTAATTGCGAGTGTTGAGCTGAACTTGCGTTAATCAATATCTGCTGCGACTTAAGGCCTTCACCGCTTACCGTAACTTTAATCTTGCCAGCTTTTTCGGTTGCCTGGATCAGCGCTAATACCTTGCCCATAAAGGCTTTACGGGTTGGCACTTTATGCGGTTCCAGATCAAGAATGTCACCATTTTCGACCCCAATAAGCCTTGCCGGGCCATCAACCTTAAAATGCAAACGATCACTGGCATCCGGCACCGGGTTGCCTTGCTCATCGACGACATCAATTTCAAGATGCACCACGTCACGTTTATTGGCGGTGATCTCGATTTTATCTGCAGAGATCGCAACGGAGTCCGCTTTGCCGGCAGTGTTGATGGTTTTACTGACCACGTCCCGGCCATTATTTTTCGCCACGACGGTTAACTCTCCTGCCTGGTATGGCACTAGCCAGACCAACTGCATATCATCGGTCATGTTCTTTTCCCCTAACGATTTACCATTAAGGAACAATTCGGCGGACTGCTGGTTGGTATACACCACTACCGGTATTTCTGTACCTTCTTTGCCAGGGTGAGTCCAGTGCGGGTCTAAATGCACCATAGGCTCACTCGACCATTGACTTTGATAAAGGTAATAAGCGCCTTTCGGGAACCCGGCTAAATCAAGTACGCCAAAGTTGGCGGTACGGGCTGGCCAGCCAAACGATTCGCCAATGTAATCAAACGCGGTCCAGCGGAAAGTGCCCAGTAAATACGGCAGTTCACGCGCCAGTTTTATCTCTTCCCGGATCGGCATGCGCACCAGTGAATTATCAAACGAAGAGCCATAAGCGCCCGGAATACCGGTAAAGACTTCTTCTTC of Thalassotalea fonticola contains these proteins:
- a CDS encoding arylsulfatase, whose translation is MKMKQKTNLAKAVAVVLSCVVGFGCSEQNQPEIRAAQSHQEDAQPTVQANEQRNDQRPNVIYILADDLGYGDIGAFGQQKINTPYLDQLAEQGMRLTQHYAGSSVCAPSRAALVTGKQPGNMQIRGNYALGSFLDEEEWGQLPLRPDTETIGTLMQGAGYNTALIGKWGLGGPGSQGTPNKQGFEHFFGYLDQKQAHNHYPTHLWLNEEKFPLNNEYLHPHQKLPADLDPNDAASYLSYQREDYAQQRLADDALQYIENNQHQPFFLYLAFAAPHASLQAPEEELLPYVDFVETPNLGGGQDYIPVLKPKATRAGMITHMDRSIGRVIAKLKQLKLDKNTLVIFTSDNGPSWEGGADLEFFDSNGPLRGYKRDLYEGGIKMPTIAWWPGKIVANSSSDHLSAFWDIMPTLADVAGVDKPASTDGISMLPTLLTTGEQAQHRHMYWEFHNNSGGHSQAVRLDDDHGQWKAVRLYTKQQKVNPDIELYNLAVDGAEQHNIAAGNPERVTQMRKIMQQSRTRSRIDDWNFDYWPTPKKKANRG